In Verrucomicrobia bacterium CG1_02_43_26, a single genomic region encodes these proteins:
- a CDS encoding 50S ribosomal protein L19, giving the protein MNQIIENITKEQLRPENTNFKIGDGVRVHLRIREGDKERVQIFSGIVIARKGGGIEESFTVRRYHQGEGVERVFPVHSPSIVKVEVDRESVVMRAKMYWLRTRIGKEANKVKEQRYARKG; this is encoded by the coding sequence ATGAATCAAATTATTGAAAACATTACCAAAGAACAATTAAGACCTGAAAACACCAATTTCAAAATTGGGGATGGAGTACGTGTTCACTTACGCATACGTGAAGGCGACAAGGAGAGAGTCCAGATTTTTTCCGGTATCGTAATTGCTCGCAAGGGTGGAGGTATTGAAGAATCCTTTACTGTGCGTCGCTATCATCAAGGTGAAGGCGTAGAGCGCGTTTTCCCTGTTCACTCACCTAGTATCGTAAAGGTTGAAGTGGATCGCGAAAGTGTCGTGATGCGTGCTAAAATGTACTGGTTGCGCACTCGTATTGGTAAAGAAGCCAATAAGGTAAAAGAACAGCGTTATGCGAGAAAGGGTTAA
- a CDS encoding 30S ribosomal protein S16 translates to MLKIRLQRHGKKGHPVYRIVVVDSRAPRDGGNVVEFLGHYDPQACGQACVYDIKIDRVDHWLSVGAQPSDTVTNLIKRARKQTPENGTVQSFAAA, encoded by the coding sequence ATGTTAAAAATTAGACTGCAAAGACACGGAAAAAAAGGACATCCTGTTTATCGAATTGTTGTTGTTGATTCACGCGCTCCCAGAGATGGCGGTAACGTTGTTGAATTCCTCGGACACTACGATCCACAAGCATGTGGCCAAGCTTGTGTTTATGACATCAAGATTGACCGTGTTGATCACTGGCTATCAGTTGGCGCACAGCCCTCTGACACCGTCACCAATCTCATCAAAAGAGCTCGTAAACAAACACCGGAAAACGGAACTGTACAATCTTTTGCTGCGGCTTAA
- a CDS encoding ATPase, with translation MYKDYYGFEEMPFNITPDPRFLYLSPKHQEALEHLRYGIQQRKGFIVLTGEVGCGKTTLCRKLLEELDEENFETVLLLNPEVTKDQLLRDILRELGVKVALNTKVDLVNKIYEVLLKQIASGKEIIMIVDESQNLSDEVLEQIRLLSNLETDNQKLLQIILMGQPEFKEKLRAKRLRQLKQRVLVYYELTPLNFSETFLYIQHRLTLAKGKKLPQFSYWALRSIFKKSKGIPRIINNLCDKSLLSAYIGMSDCVSYRHVRRAHKELRQLS, from the coding sequence ATGTATAAGGATTACTACGGATTTGAAGAGATGCCCTTTAATATAACCCCAGATCCACGGTTTTTATATTTAAGCCCTAAGCATCAAGAAGCGTTGGAGCATTTGCGGTATGGTATACAGCAACGCAAAGGCTTTATCGTGCTGACAGGGGAAGTGGGTTGCGGAAAGACTACCCTGTGCCGCAAATTACTAGAGGAGCTGGATGAAGAGAATTTTGAAACGGTATTGTTATTAAACCCTGAAGTGACAAAAGACCAGTTGCTGCGCGATATTTTGAGGGAGCTGGGAGTAAAAGTGGCTCTCAATACGAAGGTTGATTTAGTAAACAAGATATACGAAGTTTTATTAAAGCAGATTGCTAGTGGTAAAGAAATCATCATGATCGTAGACGAATCTCAAAACCTCTCTGATGAGGTTTTAGAGCAGATACGTTTGCTTTCTAATTTAGAAACAGATAATCAGAAATTGTTGCAAATTATTCTAATGGGCCAACCCGAATTTAAAGAGAAATTGAGAGCCAAGAGGCTGAGGCAATTGAAGCAACGGGTGTTGGTTTACTATGAGCTAACGCCGTTAAATTTTTCAGAAACATTTTTGTATATTCAGCACAGGCTTACTTTAGCTAAAGGAAAGAAACTGCCGCAATTTAGTTATTGGGCATTGCGCTCGATTTTCAAAAAAAGCAAAGGCATACCCCGTATAATCAACAATTTATGTGACAAATCGTTGCTTTCGGCATATATTGGTATGAGTGATTGTGTGAGTTATAGGCATGTACGTCGGGCGCATAAGGAATTGAGACAATTATCATGA
- a CDS encoding mannose-6-phosphate isomerase, with protein sequence MDCILFDPLYKERVWGGDKFAHFLGRELPGVKKIGESWEIVDRAEDQSVVVNGEFKGLSLRELLKNHAPRVMGSHWDNTKPFPVLIKWLDCQEKLSLQVHPPADIARELGGEPKTENWYIADAAPGALLMAGLKKGTKRADFEAALSENNLESCIHEIKVIKGDSLFVPSGRFHAIGAGNLILEIQQNSDTTYRVYDWGRVGLDGKPREMHVQEALTSIDFNDFEPEVVHPDESQKVALLADAEIFNIERVRLAEEDPAMIFPRGEQPRILSVVAGAIAVNDHAYPIGTNILLPYAGEFRLKAASPSATILITSNFTR encoded by the coding sequence ATGGACTGTATTTTATTCGACCCGCTTTATAAGGAACGTGTTTGGGGTGGAGATAAATTTGCCCATTTCTTGGGTAGAGAGCTACCCGGGGTTAAAAAAATCGGTGAAAGTTGGGAAATCGTGGACCGCGCGGAAGATCAATCCGTGGTTGTGAATGGCGAATTTAAAGGACTTTCCTTAAGGGAGCTGCTGAAAAACCATGCACCCAGGGTCATGGGGAGCCATTGGGACAACACTAAGCCCTTTCCTGTGTTAATAAAATGGCTGGATTGCCAGGAAAAATTAAGCCTACAAGTTCACCCGCCAGCTGATATTGCTCGAGAATTAGGAGGAGAGCCCAAAACAGAGAATTGGTATATTGCTGATGCAGCGCCCGGGGCGCTTTTGATGGCAGGACTTAAAAAAGGAACGAAAAGAGCCGATTTTGAGGCTGCATTATCTGAAAATAATCTGGAAAGCTGTATTCATGAAATCAAAGTCATAAAGGGTGATAGCTTATTTGTTCCCAGCGGACGCTTTCATGCTATTGGCGCGGGAAACCTTATTCTAGAAATTCAGCAAAATTCAGATACCACATACCGAGTCTATGACTGGGGCAGGGTGGGGCTAGACGGCAAGCCGCGCGAAATGCATGTTCAGGAAGCGTTAACAAGTATTGATTTTAACGACTTCGAGCCAGAAGTTGTTCATCCGGATGAGTCACAAAAGGTTGCACTATTAGCCGATGCCGAAATCTTCAATATTGAACGTGTGAGGCTTGCCGAAGAAGACCCCGCAATGATTTTCCCTCGCGGCGAACAGCCCCGCATCCTTTCGGTTGTAGCGGGTGCTATTGCAGTCAATGACCATGCATACCCGATTGGGACTAATATATTGCTGCCGTACGCGGGAGAATTTAGACTTAAGGCGGCATCGCCAAGCGCAACGATTCTCATAACAAGCAACTTTACTCGTTAA
- a CDS encoding tRNA (guanosine(37)-N1)-methyltransferase TrmD: MEPLLTIDLISLFPSMVSGFLEESMLGRAQKHGVLKINSHNLRDWAEDKHKLTDDRPFGGGAGMVLKPEPLGKAIESLKREHTKVVYLCPDGKPLKTSIGKTLAKESHIILISGHYEGVDQRIRDLYVDEEISIGDYILTNGTVAAAVLIDVVARFVPGVLGEEKSLDQDSFSDSLLTFPQYTRPLQYNGMGIPSILLSGNHQKIDEWRKQQRVQKTLACRPDLISN, from the coding sequence ATGGAACCTTTGTTAACCATAGACTTGATATCGCTTTTTCCAAGCATGGTCAGTGGTTTTCTAGAGGAAAGCATGCTGGGGAGAGCCCAAAAGCATGGGGTTTTAAAAATCAACTCCCATAACCTACGGGATTGGGCAGAAGATAAGCACAAGTTGACAGATGATAGGCCGTTTGGCGGTGGTGCCGGAATGGTTCTTAAACCTGAGCCACTAGGCAAGGCCATAGAGTCGTTAAAACGCGAGCACACGAAAGTCGTTTATTTGTGCCCAGACGGAAAACCGCTAAAGACTTCCATTGGCAAAACACTGGCCAAGGAAAGTCACATCATTTTGATATCGGGTCATTATGAGGGGGTTGATCAACGTATTCGTGATCTTTACGTAGACGAAGAAATTTCTATCGGTGACTACATTCTCACAAACGGAACAGTGGCAGCGGCTGTATTAATCGATGTTGTCGCACGATTTGTGCCGGGAGTCCTTGGGGAAGAAAAATCCTTGGATCAAGATTCGTTTAGCGATAGCTTACTGACGTTTCCGCAATACACACGGCCCCTCCAATATAATGGCATGGGCATCCCGTCCATATTACTTTCGGGAAACCACCAAAAAATCGATGAATGGCGCAAGCAACAACGTGTTCAAAAGACGCTTGCCTGCCGGCCTGATTTAATTTCAAATTAA
- a CDS encoding phosphoglucomutase yields the protein MVGTLKNALAEGKLLESTHENLEGWINKDFLPQWAKDSIYELIQQSAWDELNDRFYKTLEFGTGGMRGRTIGNIVPKSELGTPSKEGAPEHASVGSAYLNDFNIVKATLGLFNYCQSYLNNLDVPKLVIAHDMRHYSRHFCELAASVWTQCGGAAFIFDGPRSTPQLSFSVRYLKATAGIVITASHNPPHDNGYKVYFEDGGQVVPPHADGIINAVNAIPLNAIPLYLAKNIEHVITLPMDADVAFQDVLQDSIIDEHLLKEQKVQVVFTPIHGTGYISAVPAMKHYGIRVEVVPQQMVMDPRFPTVKSPNPENPEAMAMGVKLAKEKNIEVVLATDPDGDRMGVAVQNANGEYQYLTGNNIGSLLLEYRLSRFKEYGLLQEGDNSNTALIKTFVTTPMQEVIADSYGLKIINTLTGFKWIGEKLYDYELALKAKLLEEEGIALDYDNTPRIERVSLLQNYSTYFAFGGEESYGYLAGDKVRDKDASAAALQFCELYSYLKKQDISILEYLDSLYLKYGYFCESLLNVYYEGASGSQKISNILASYQKSAPKAIGNLAVKDVQDFSKGGIKDADGKPIPQQDFFFVTLENGFSYAVRASGTEPKIKFYLFAQSHVASPEELETVKNTTQQEIEALKTAINEDAQKRADRAL from the coding sequence ATGGTTGGTACACTAAAAAACGCACTTGCTGAAGGAAAACTGCTTGAATCCACTCATGAAAATCTGGAAGGTTGGATTAATAAAGACTTCCTCCCCCAATGGGCAAAGGATTCCATCTATGAATTAATTCAGCAATCAGCCTGGGACGAGTTAAATGACCGTTTCTACAAGACCTTGGAATTCGGAACCGGAGGGATGCGTGGCCGCACCATCGGAAATATTGTTCCCAAATCAGAACTGGGTACCCCCAGCAAAGAGGGCGCTCCGGAGCATGCCAGCGTTGGTTCCGCTTATTTAAACGACTTTAACATCGTGAAGGCCACGTTAGGATTATTTAACTATTGCCAATCTTACCTCAATAATCTGGATGTCCCTAAGCTTGTAATTGCGCATGATATGCGTCACTACTCACGTCATTTTTGCGAACTAGCAGCTTCTGTATGGACTCAATGCGGCGGAGCTGCCTTTATTTTTGACGGCCCTCGCTCTACCCCACAGCTCAGTTTTTCCGTGCGTTATCTCAAGGCAACAGCCGGCATCGTAATCACTGCCAGTCATAACCCACCGCATGATAATGGTTATAAGGTATATTTTGAGGATGGCGGGCAAGTCGTCCCCCCTCACGCAGATGGTATTATTAATGCCGTCAATGCAATTCCCCTAAATGCGATCCCTCTCTATTTAGCAAAGAACATTGAACACGTTATCACCCTCCCAATGGATGCAGATGTAGCGTTTCAGGATGTGTTGCAAGATTCCATCATAGACGAACACCTTTTAAAGGAACAAAAGGTTCAGGTAGTCTTTACTCCGATTCATGGTACCGGGTATATTTCAGCCGTGCCCGCCATGAAGCACTACGGCATACGAGTCGAAGTTGTACCGCAACAAATGGTAATGGATCCTCGCTTCCCAACGGTTAAATCCCCTAACCCGGAAAATCCTGAGGCCATGGCCATGGGAGTAAAATTAGCCAAAGAAAAAAATATTGAAGTCGTCCTCGCAACAGACCCTGATGGAGACAGAATGGGTGTCGCGGTACAAAATGCTAATGGCGAATACCAATATCTCACCGGCAACAATATAGGCTCTCTTCTCCTAGAGTACCGCTTGAGCCGATTTAAGGAATATGGCCTTCTTCAAGAGGGGGATAACTCCAACACCGCGCTCATCAAAACATTTGTCACTACCCCGATGCAGGAAGTCATCGCGGATTCCTACGGCCTTAAAATTATTAACACCCTGACGGGTTTTAAATGGATCGGTGAAAAACTCTACGACTACGAGCTCGCCTTAAAGGCTAAGTTGCTCGAAGAAGAGGGAATCGCACTCGATTACGATAATACTCCTCGAATTGAGCGAGTAAGCCTGCTCCAAAACTATAGTACCTATTTTGCCTTTGGCGGAGAAGAAAGTTACGGTTACTTAGCCGGTGATAAAGTGCGGGACAAAGATGCTAGTGCCGCTGCGTTACAATTTTGCGAGCTCTACTCTTACTTAAAGAAACAGGATATAAGCATTTTGGAGTATTTGGATTCCCTTTACCTAAAATATGGTTATTTCTGCGAAAGCCTCTTAAATGTTTACTACGAAGGCGCCTCTGGTTCTCAAAAAATTAGCAATATTTTGGCGAGTTATCAAAAATCTGCCCCCAAAGCGATCGGGAACCTCGCGGTGAAGGATGTACAAGACTTTTCCAAAGGTGGCATAAAAGATGCCGACGGGAAACCCATTCCGCAACAAGATTTCTTTTTCGTTACCCTGGAGAACGGCTTTAGTTACGCCGTTCGCGCCAGTGGAACAGAGCCTAAGATTAAATTTTACCTATTCGCCCAGTCTCATGTCGCTTCCCCGGAAGAGCTTGAAACGGTCAAAAACACGACTCAGCAGGAAATAGAGGCCTTAAAAACCGCCATCAATGAGGATGCTCAGAAAAGAGCTGACAGAGCTCTTTAA